A genomic window from Cinclus cinclus chromosome 5, bCinCin1.1, whole genome shotgun sequence includes:
- the CCNG2 gene encoding cyclin-G2 isoform X2, producing the protein MKVKPKHLSCIGVCCMQLAARVVEEECNIPSAHEIIRISQCKCTVSDLKRMEKIISEKLHFEFKATTALTFLHLYHAIVLCHTSERKEVLNLDKLEAQLKACNCRLVFSKAKPSVLALCLLTLEVQTLKSVELLEILLRVQNHSKISDSDLLYWRELVSKCLADYSSPECCKPDHKKLVWIVSRRTAQNLQNSYYSVPELPTIPEGGCFNGSESEDSCEDMSSGEESLSSSPPSDLEGTFFFQLKPKPEWQTLSCRSWH; encoded by the exons ATGAAG GTGAAACCGAAGCATTTGTCTTGCATTGGGGTTTGCTGCATGCAGCTGGCCGCCCGTGTGGTGGAGGAGGAATGCAATATCCCATCTGCTCACGAGATCATCCGCATCAGCCAATGTAAATGCACTGTGTCCGACCTGAAACGGATGGAAAAGATAATTTCAGAAAAGTTGCACTTTGAATTTAAAGCTACTACTGCCTTAACCTTCTTGCACTTGTACCATGCTATTGTACTCTGTCATACCTCAGAAAG GAAAGAAGTATTGAATCTGGACAAGTTGGAAGCACAGCTAAAAGCTTGCAACTGCCGTCTAGTCTTCTCTAAAGCAAAA CCATCTGTCCTGGCCTTGTGCCTTCTCACTCTGGAAGTTCAGACGCTGAAATCTGTTGAGCTATTGGAGATCCTTCTGCGTGTTCAAAATCATTCAAAG ATAAGTGATAGTGACCTGCTTTACTGGAGGGAACTGGTCTCTAAATGCCTGGCGGATTATTCTTCTCCTGAATGCTGCAAGCCTGATCATAAAAAACTGGTTTGGATTGTTTCGAGGCGTACAGCCCAAAACCTACAGAACAGTTACTACAGTGTTCCCGAGTTGCCAACGATCCCAGAGGGTGGATGTTTCAATGGAAGTGAGAG CGAAGACTCCTGTGAAGACATGAGCAGCGGGGAAGAAAGCCTTAGCAGTTCTCCTCCGAGTGATCTGGAAGGCACCTTCTTCTTTCAACTCAAACCTAAACCCGAGTGGCAAACTCTCAGCTGTCGGTCTTGGCACTGA
- the CCNG2 gene encoding cyclin-G2 isoform X1: MSSEALWLFKQLNLHLELEGRFQPREKGLSLIEGAAENENTLCPRQRNAKVEDLWSLTNFFGFATETFVLAVNILDRFLALMKVKPKHLSCIGVCCMQLAARVVEEECNIPSAHEIIRISQCKCTVSDLKRMEKIISEKLHFEFKATTALTFLHLYHAIVLCHTSERKEVLNLDKLEAQLKACNCRLVFSKAKPSVLALCLLTLEVQTLKSVELLEILLRVQNHSKISDSDLLYWRELVSKCLADYSSPECCKPDHKKLVWIVSRRTAQNLQNSYYSVPELPTIPEGGCFNGSESEDSCEDMSSGEESLSSSPPSDLEGTFFFQLKPKPEWQTLSCRSWH; encoded by the exons atgaGCAGCGAGGCGCTGTGGCTTTTCAAGCAGCTGAACCTCCATCTGGAGCTGGAGGGGCGGTTCCAGCCCCGCGAGAAGGGGCTCAGCCTCATCGAGGGCGCCGCCGAG AATGAAAACACTCTCTGTCCAAGACAAAGGAATGCCAAGGTGGAAGATCTTTGGAGTCTGACCAACTTCTTTGGATTTGCAACTGAAACGTTTGTTTTGGCTGTCAACATTCTGGACAGATTCTTGGCTCTTATGAAG GTGAAACCGAAGCATTTGTCTTGCATTGGGGTTTGCTGCATGCAGCTGGCCGCCCGTGTGGTGGAGGAGGAATGCAATATCCCATCTGCTCACGAGATCATCCGCATCAGCCAATGTAAATGCACTGTGTCCGACCTGAAACGGATGGAAAAGATAATTTCAGAAAAGTTGCACTTTGAATTTAAAGCTACTACTGCCTTAACCTTCTTGCACTTGTACCATGCTATTGTACTCTGTCATACCTCAGAAAG GAAAGAAGTATTGAATCTGGACAAGTTGGAAGCACAGCTAAAAGCTTGCAACTGCCGTCTAGTCTTCTCTAAAGCAAAA CCATCTGTCCTGGCCTTGTGCCTTCTCACTCTGGAAGTTCAGACGCTGAAATCTGTTGAGCTATTGGAGATCCTTCTGCGTGTTCAAAATCATTCAAAG ATAAGTGATAGTGACCTGCTTTACTGGAGGGAACTGGTCTCTAAATGCCTGGCGGATTATTCTTCTCCTGAATGCTGCAAGCCTGATCATAAAAAACTGGTTTGGATTGTTTCGAGGCGTACAGCCCAAAACCTACAGAACAGTTACTACAGTGTTCCCGAGTTGCCAACGATCCCAGAGGGTGGATGTTTCAATGGAAGTGAGAG CGAAGACTCCTGTGAAGACATGAGCAGCGGGGAAGAAAGCCTTAGCAGTTCTCCTCCGAGTGATCTGGAAGGCACCTTCTTCTTTCAACTCAAACCTAAACCCGAGTGGCAAACTCTCAGCTGTCGGTCTTGGCACTGA